A genomic segment from Lutzomyia longipalpis isolate SR_M1_2022 chromosome 3, ASM2433408v1 encodes:
- the LOC129792278 gene encoding ubiquitin carboxyl-terminal hydrolase calypso — protein sequence MPVDMNCLTAGWLELESDPGLFTLLLEDFGVEGVQVEEIYDLQKPLEAPVYGFIFLFRWIEERRARRKVVETTDIFVKDEEAVNSIFFAQQMVPNSCATHALLSVLLNCSGLHLGDTLGRLKVHTKGMCPENKGWAIGNTPELACAHNSHAMPQAKRRLDKTSGVSTGRFTGEAFHFVSFVPINGHLFELDGLKPFPMDHGPWEEREDWTDKFRRIMADRLGISTGEQDIRFNLMAVVPDRRIAITHKLKMLKTNQAIVTAALEKLLKASNSKPDTNSTADRKPGDHPCDGIKSEGETNASGASENHVDAKKEAVKEEDVSPASFLEPQAFSPKDLLALLKNLESEIATTEQHLSDENDKRAMFKVDDCRRTHNYDEFICTFLSMLAHEGALGELVSQHLLLPRKIPTTTAKRSPSTGTTGKGTGGKRRRGKNKCRRRK from the exons ATGCCCGTGGACATGAATTGTCTCACAGCTGGTTGGTTGGAATTGGAGAGTGATCCGGGATTGTTTACCCTGCTACTGGAGGACTTTGGTGTGGAGGGCGTACAAGTGGAGGAGATTTATGATCTTCAGAAACCGCTTGAAG CTCCGGTTTATGGGTTTATCTTCCTCTTCCGGTGGATTGAGGAACGTCGTGCTAGGAGGAAAGTTGTGGAGACAACAGACATCTTCGTGAAGGATGAGGAAGCGGTCAATTCAATCTTCTTTGCCCAGCAAATGGTTCCAAACAGCTGTGCTACTCATGCTCTGCTGTCGGTGCTCCTTAACTGTTCTGGGCTGCATTTGGGAGACACCCTGGGACGATTGAAGGTTCACACAAAGGGGATGTGTCCGGAGAATAAGGGATGGGCAATTGGGAATACGCCGGAATTGGCATGTGCTCACAATTCCCACGCAATGCCACAGGCAAAGAGGAGGCTGGATAAGACGAGTGGGGTGTCAACGGGACGCTTCACCGGAGAGGCCTTTCATTTTGTCAGCTTTGTCCCCATCAATGGGCACTTGTTTGAATTGGATGGCCTGAAACCCTTTCCAATGGATCATGGGCCGTGGGAGGAACGTGAGGACTGGACGGACAAATTCAGGCGCATCATGGCTGATCGTCTGGGCATTTCAACGGGAGAACAAGATATTCGCTTCAATCTCATGGCTGTTGTGCCCGATCGAAGAATAGCAATAACGCACAAACTGAAGATGCTCAAAACAAATCAAGCAATCGTCACAGCTGCCCTGGAGAAACTCCTAAAAGCCTCAAATAGTAAACCAGACACCAATTCCACTGCCGATCGCAAACCCGGAGATCATCCCTGTGATGGTATAAAGTCCGAAGGGGAAACAAACGCATCCGGAGCATCGGAGAATCACGTAGATGCCAAGAAGGAGGCAGTTAAAGAGGAGGATGTGTCTCCGGCGTCATTCCTCGAACCGCAGGCCTTCTCGCCGAAGGATCTCCTGGCACTGCTGAAGAATCTCGAGAGTGAAATTGCCACGACGGAGCAGCATTTGAGTGATGAGAATGACAAACGGGCCATGTTCAAAGTGGACGACTGCCGGCGAACGCATAACTACGACGAATTTATCTGTACATTCCTCAGTATGTTGGCGCACGAGGGAGCCCTTGGGGAGCTCGTGTCGCAGCACCTTCTCCTGCCGCGGAAGATTCCCACCACAACAGCCAAGAGATCTCCAAGTACCGGCACCACGGGCAAAGGTACCGGCGGAAAACGACGTCGGGGGAAGAATAAGTGTCGACGCCGGAAATAG
- the LOC129792280 gene encoding myc box-dependent-interacting protein 1 isoform X1, protein MAESKGVLLAKSVQKHAGRAKEKILQNLGKVDRTADDIFDEHLTNFNRQQGNANRLQKEFNNYIRCIRAVQTASKSLMDAICEVYENQWAGSEALHAQVAAIEVLWQDFSHKLGDQVLIPLNTYTAQFPEMKKKIEKRNRKLIDYDSQRHSFQNLQANAAKRKDDVKVTKGREQLEEARRTYELLNSELHDELPALHDSRILFLVTNLQTLFASEQVFHNETNKIYAELEAIVDKLATDSQRGSYTLKKANVNSTPSSPQQPAIKAIANSTATISNNSYPNTTITNGSANANSPSTPTSVGEQDNHRESREIPPSRTLSDEKMENAQGMEEPSYQNTDEAIRAAAAVAAIEDTEDNVKNANVANSTPTVVSSTEERGGKVKSAAVTSDAADTIETVNGNVEKGKEEAAAAPTAADQTPTDLPPGTLYRVKATYRYIKEDVDELSFEVGDIIRVIEYDDPEDQEEGWLMGVKENSTEKGLFPANFTRPL, encoded by the exons ATGGCTGAAAGTAAAGGTGTGTTGTTAGCAAAGTCGGTACAAAAACACGCAGGTCGTGCTAAAGAGAAG aTCCTCCAAAATTTGGGAAAGGTCGATCGAACGGCAGATGATATTTTCGATGAGCATTTAACAAATTTCAATCGGCAGCAAGGCAATGCAAATCGACTGCAGAAGGAGTTCAATAACTACATACGATGCATTCGAg cCGTGCAGACTGCATCGAAATCCCTAATGGATGCCATATGTGAGGTGTATGAGAATCAATGGGCAGGCTCTGAAGCACTTCATGCCCAAGTGGCAGCAATTGAGGTGCTATGGCAGGATTTTTCGCACAAACTCGGCGATCAGGTGCTGATACCCCTCAATACGTACACGGCGCAATTTCCggagatgaaaaagaaaattgagaagcgCAATAGGAAATTGATTGACTACGATAGTCAGAGGCATTCGTTCCAAAATCTCCAGGCAAATGCCGCCAAACGTAAGGATGATGTTAAGGTAACAAAGGGACGTGAACAACTTGAGGAGGCACGACGTACATATGAATTGCTCAATTCTGAACTTCACGATGAACTTCCGGCGCTACATGATTCACGGATTCTCTTCCTGGTTACAAATCTCCAAACGCTCTTTGCATCTGAACAAGTTTTCCACAATGAGACCAATAAA ATTTATGCAGAATTGGAAGCTATTGTCGATAAATTGGCGACAGACTCACAGCGTGGATCCTACACACTCAAGAAGGCAAATG TCAATTCCACTCCGTCCAGTCCACAGCAGCCAGCAATTAAGGCAATTGCAAATTCAACGGCGACAATCAGTAACAATAGCTATCCAAATACAACAATCACTAATGGATCCGCCAATGCCAATAGCC cGTCCACCCCGACAAGTGTCGGGGAGCAGGATAATCACCGAGAGTCCCGGGAAATTCCGCCGTCTCGCACATTGAGTGATGAGAAGATGGAAAATGCTCAGGGCATGGAGGAGCCATCGTATCAGAACACTGATGAGGCCATCAGGGCGGCGGCGGCGGTGGCGGCAATTGAGGACACGGAAGACAATGTGAAGAATGCCAATGTGGCAAATAGTACGCCTACGGTGGTGTCCTCGACTGAGGAGAGGGGTGGCAAAGTGAAATCCGCGGCAGTGACTTCCGATGCCGCGGATACAATTGAGACTGTGAATGGGAATGTGGAGAAGGGAAAAGAGGAGGCAGCTGCAGCTCCCACTGCTGCag ATCAAACACCAACGGATCTTCCACCAGGAACACTCTATCGTGTTAAAGCTACATATCGGTATATAAAGGAGGATGTGGATGAGCTTAGCTTCGAAGTGGGTGACATTATCAGAGTAATTGAATACGATGATCCTGAGGATCAG gagGAAGGCTGGCTGATGGGCGTTAAAGAGAATTCAACTGAAAAAGGACTCTTCCCTGCCAACTTTACAAGGCCTTTGTAA
- the LOC129792280 gene encoding amphiphysin isoform X2 — protein sequence MAESKGVLLAKSVQKHAGRAKEKILQNLGKVDRTADDIFDEHLTNFNRQQGNANRLQKEFNNYIRCIRAVQTASKSLMDAICEVYENQWAGSEALHAQVAAIEVLWQDFSHKLGDQVLIPLNTYTAQFPEMKKKIEKRNRKLIDYDSQRHSFQNLQANAAKRKDDVKVTKGREQLEEARRTYELLNSELHDELPALHDSRILFLVTNLQTLFASEQVFHNETNKIYAELEAIVDKLATDSQRGSYTLKKANVNSTPSSPQQPAIKAIANSTATISNNSYPNTTITNGSANANSHQTPTDLPPGTLYRVKATYRYIKEDVDELSFEVGDIIRVIEYDDPEDQEEGWLMGVKENSTEKGLFPANFTRPL from the exons ATGGCTGAAAGTAAAGGTGTGTTGTTAGCAAAGTCGGTACAAAAACACGCAGGTCGTGCTAAAGAGAAG aTCCTCCAAAATTTGGGAAAGGTCGATCGAACGGCAGATGATATTTTCGATGAGCATTTAACAAATTTCAATCGGCAGCAAGGCAATGCAAATCGACTGCAGAAGGAGTTCAATAACTACATACGATGCATTCGAg cCGTGCAGACTGCATCGAAATCCCTAATGGATGCCATATGTGAGGTGTATGAGAATCAATGGGCAGGCTCTGAAGCACTTCATGCCCAAGTGGCAGCAATTGAGGTGCTATGGCAGGATTTTTCGCACAAACTCGGCGATCAGGTGCTGATACCCCTCAATACGTACACGGCGCAATTTCCggagatgaaaaagaaaattgagaagcgCAATAGGAAATTGATTGACTACGATAGTCAGAGGCATTCGTTCCAAAATCTCCAGGCAAATGCCGCCAAACGTAAGGATGATGTTAAGGTAACAAAGGGACGTGAACAACTTGAGGAGGCACGACGTACATATGAATTGCTCAATTCTGAACTTCACGATGAACTTCCGGCGCTACATGATTCACGGATTCTCTTCCTGGTTACAAATCTCCAAACGCTCTTTGCATCTGAACAAGTTTTCCACAATGAGACCAATAAA ATTTATGCAGAATTGGAAGCTATTGTCGATAAATTGGCGACAGACTCACAGCGTGGATCCTACACACTCAAGAAGGCAAATG TCAATTCCACTCCGTCCAGTCCACAGCAGCCAGCAATTAAGGCAATTGCAAATTCAACGGCGACAATCAGTAACAATAGCTATCCAAATACAACAATCACTAATGGATCCGCCAATGCCAATAGCC ATCAAACACCAACGGATCTTCCACCAGGAACACTCTATCGTGTTAAAGCTACATATCGGTATATAAAGGAGGATGTGGATGAGCTTAGCTTCGAAGTGGGTGACATTATCAGAGTAATTGAATACGATGATCCTGAGGATCAG gagGAAGGCTGGCTGATGGGCGTTAAAGAGAATTCAACTGAAAAAGGACTCTTCCCTGCCAACTTTACAAGGCCTTTGTAA